One segment of Planctomycetota bacterium DNA contains the following:
- a CDS encoding 30S ribosomal protein S1, with the protein MVNHNLIEALALEAGVADKMLREAYGQTELNLEEILGAEVASLGTGNIVKGRVVSISGDFVIIDIRGKSEGQVQKEEFEESGGVTIGDEVEVLVEETETPDGSILLSKRKADRIRGWEQVLVSRKEGDVVEGKVLRKIKGGLLVDIGVPVFLPASQVDVRRPGDIGEFIGKTVRSMILKIDLERRNIVISRRKLIEDEREDSKRKLMDKVHEGDIVRGTVTNIADFGAFVDLGGLDGLLHITDMSWGRVNHPTEIVKIGDEIEVKILNIDREREKIALGLKQKEASPWEEIEKKYPVNSRLKGTVVSLMSYGAFVRLEEGIEGLVHVSEMSWTRRVNHPSEVVNVNDEIDVVILDIDKQKLEISLGMKQTEVNPWELVAEKYPNGTIIEGKIRNLANYGAFVEIEPGIDGLLHVSDISWTKKVAHPNEIYKKGDSVRCVVLDVDRDKQRVGLGTKQLTEDPWVEAIPGAYRPGMIVKGTITKITNFGVFVELEEGLEGLLHISELSDQKVENPLDVVKPGQEVDVKILRVDTADRKIGLSLKRAQWGAGIDPDMRAEMAEDANRERPTRGGMDDHGALGTDKIRF; encoded by the coding sequence ATGGTCAACCACAATCTCATTGAAGCCCTCGCTCTCGAAGCAGGCGTCGCGGACAAAATGCTCCGCGAAGCGTACGGACAAACCGAACTCAATCTCGAGGAGATCCTCGGCGCCGAAGTGGCGTCGCTGGGCACCGGGAACATCGTCAAGGGACGCGTCGTCTCCATCAGCGGCGACTTCGTCATCATCGACATTCGCGGCAAGAGCGAAGGTCAGGTTCAGAAGGAAGAATTCGAGGAATCCGGCGGCGTCACCATCGGCGACGAAGTCGAGGTTCTGGTTGAAGAAACAGAAACTCCGGACGGCAGCATCCTGCTTTCCAAGCGCAAGGCCGACCGCATCCGCGGCTGGGAGCAGGTGCTCGTCAGCCGCAAGGAAGGCGACGTCGTCGAGGGCAAGGTCCTTCGCAAGATCAAGGGCGGACTGCTGGTGGACATCGGCGTCCCCGTGTTCCTGCCCGCCAGCCAGGTGGATGTGCGCCGTCCCGGCGACATCGGCGAATTCATCGGCAAGACCGTGCGCTCCATGATCCTCAAGATCGATCTCGAGCGCCGCAACATCGTCATCAGCCGTCGCAAGCTGATCGAGGATGAGCGCGAGGATTCCAAGCGCAAGCTGATGGACAAGGTGCACGAGGGCGACATCGTCCGCGGCACCGTGACCAACATCGCCGACTTCGGCGCCTTCGTCGACCTGGGCGGCCTGGACGGCCTGCTCCACATCACCGACATGAGCTGGGGCCGCGTGAACCACCCGACCGAGATCGTCAAGATCGGCGACGAGATCGAGGTCAAGATCCTCAACATCGACCGCGAGCGCGAGAAGATCGCCCTGGGCCTCAAGCAGAAGGAAGCCAGCCCGTGGGAGGAGATCGAGAAGAAGTACCCGGTCAATTCCCGCCTCAAGGGCACCGTGGTCAGCCTGATGAGCTACGGCGCCTTCGTCCGCCTCGAGGAAGGCATCGAGGGCCTTGTGCACGTCAGCGAGATGAGCTGGACGCGACGCGTCAACCACCCGAGCGAGGTCGTGAACGTGAACGACGAGATCGATGTGGTCATCCTCGACATCGACAAGCAGAAGCTGGAGATCAGCCTCGGCATGAAGCAGACCGAGGTGAATCCCTGGGAGCTCGTCGCCGAGAAGTACCCCAACGGCACGATCATCGAAGGCAAGATCCGCAACCTCGCCAACTACGGCGCGTTCGTGGAGATCGAGCCGGGCATCGACGGCCTGCTGCACGTCAGCGACATCAGCTGGACCAAGAAGGTGGCCCATCCCAACGAGATCTACAAGAAGGGCGACAGCGTCCGCTGCGTCGTGCTCGATGTGGACCGCGACAAGCAGCGCGTCGGCCTGGGCACCAAGCAGCTCACCGAGGATCCGTGGGTCGAGGCGATCCCCGGCGCCTACCGCCCCGGCATGATCGTCAAGGGCACCATCACCAAGATCACCAACTTCGGCGTCTTTGTGGAGCTCGAGGAAGGACTGGAAGGCCTGCTGCACATCAGCGAGCTCTCCGATCAGAAGGTGGAGAATCCGCTGGACGTCGTCAAGCCCGGCCAGGAGGTCGATGTCAAGATTCTTCGCGTCGACACTGCCGACCGCAAGATCGGCCTCAGCCTGAAGCGCGCCCAGTGGGGCGCGGGCATCGATCCCGACATGCGCGCCGAGATGGCCGAGGATGCCAATCGCGAGCGTCCGACCCGCGGCGGCATGGACGATCACGGTGCCCTGGGCACGGACAAGATCCGCTTCTGA